Proteins encoded together in one Glandiceps talaboti chromosome 11, keGlaTala1.1, whole genome shotgun sequence window:
- the LOC144442191 gene encoding intraflagellar transport protein 80 homolog, giving the protein MRLKTTLAKEPKHSELVSCVSWTKADELYSCGDDHQLLKWNLLSDETKQLAKLPNEVYATDIHSFPKAAGPKGKQTQGDVFVLTSTDGKFHLISKSGRVEKTVDAHKGAVLSGRWSYDGTAMVTAGEDGQVKIWSRGGMLRSTLAQAATPVYSVAWGPDSDQVLYTNSKQLIIKSIQANAKPLQWKAHEGVILKVDWNPVNNLIISGGEDCRYKVWDSYGRQLYSSVSHDYPIMSVSWTPDGELFAVGSFNTLRLCDKSGWSYAMEKPNTGSLFNIAWSSDGTQIAGACGNGHVLFAHVIERRLEWKNYEVTVASHKTVEVREVLNDAKEKLEFRDRIIKTALAWNHLVVATSSQCYVYGTKNWNTPMIFDLKEGTVTLIVPAEKHFALVDNAGVHVYSYEGRLLCSPKFAGLRTDILNAQSLSLSNDTVAIRDKSDEKLVHVFDSATGKALGDGKPIAHKFEVMEIALDQVGPAAERRLAIVDKNRDLYLTSVRIVGRTQQIIKLGTMIGSLSWNDTTNILAALQDGKLTVWYYPNAVYVDKDLLPKTILEKDASEFGKNPHLVSFLGNHITIHRADGSIVSTGITPYPSMLQELVGGARWEDAVRLCRFVKDNALWACLACMAAYAKDLSTAEVAYAAIDEADKVEFIIHIKEIPSKEARKAEMALFTGNAQDAEAILLQAGLIFRAIMTNVELYNWDRALDLAVKHKTHVDTVLAFRKKFLDDFEKKETNKKFLQYAEGIQIEWEKINAKIESEYQNEREKPSVKSSRK; this is encoded by the exons ATGAGGTTGAAGACAACATTGGCAAAGGAACCAAAAC ATTCTGAACTAGTCAGCTGTGTGTCATGGACCAAAGCTGATGAACTGTATTCCTGTGGTGATGACCATCAACTATTAAAATGGAATCTACTATCTGATGAAACCAAACAACTAGCTAAACTTCCCAATGAAGTCTATGCCACTGACATTCATAGCTTCCCAAAGGCTGCAGGTCCTAAAGGCAAACAGACACAGGGTGATGTCTTTGTACTTACATCCACTGATG GtaaatttcatttaatatcaaaatcagGGCGTGTTGAAAAAACTGTAGATGCCCATAAGGGAGCTGTGTTGTCAGGGCGATGGAGTTATGATGGTACTGCCATGGTAACAGCTGGAGAGGATGGTCAAGTGAAAATCTGGTCACGAGGAGGAATGTTGCGATCCACACTCGCACAAGCAG cTACACCAGTATACTCAGTTGCCTGGGGACCAGATTCTGACCAAGTCCTGTACACAAACAGTAAACAACTGATTATTAAATCTATACAGGCAAATGCCAAACCACTTCAG TGGAAAGCTCATGAAGGAGTGATTCTGAAAGTAGATTGGAACCCAGTTAATAATCTGATCATATCTGGAGGAGAAGACTGTCGATATAAAGTATGGGATAGTTATGGTCGTCAGCTGTACAGCTCAGTGTCACATGACTACCCAATTATGTCTGTTTCATGGACCCCCGATGGTGAGCTGTTTGCTGTCGGTTCATTTAACACACTTAGGCTGTGTGATAAGTCTGGG TGGTCATATGCCATGGAGAAACCCAACACAGGTAGTTTGTTTAACATTGCCTGGAGTAGTGACGGTACACAGATAGCAGGGGCATGTGGTAATGGACATGTTTTATTTGCACATGTTATTGAAAG GAGACTAGAATGGAAGAATTATGAAGTCACCGTTGCATCTCATAAAACAGTAGAAGTTCGGGAAGTGTTGAATGATGCCAAGGAAAAACTAGAATTCAGAGACAGAATTATAAAAACTGCTTTAGCCTGGAATCACCTTGTAGTAGCTACATCATCACAGTGTTATGTCTACGG TACCAAGAATTGGAACACACCTATGATATTTGATTTGAAAGAAGGAACTGTTACACTCATTGTCCCAGCTGAAAA ACATTTTGCACTGGTTGATAATGCTGGAGTCCATGTGTATAGTTATGAG GGTCGTCTTTTATGTTCACCCAAATTTGCTGGATTGAGAACTGACATCCTAAATGCCCAGTCACTATCATTAAGTAATGATACTGTAGCCATCAGAGACAAATCAGACGAAAAACTGGTTCATGTCTTTGACTCAGCCACAGGGAAAGCACTTGGAGATGGCAAACCTATTGCACATAAG ttTGAAGTGATGGAGATTGCCCTAGATCAGGTTGGACCAGCAGCTGAAAGACGACTTGCTATCGTGGATAAAAACAGAGACCTGTACTTGACTTCAGTCAGAATAGTTGGTAGAACACAACAGATTATCAAACTAG GTACAATGATAGGAAGTCTTAGTTGGAATGACACAACTAATATCCTAGCTGCATTACAGGATGGTAAACTAACTGTCTGGTACTATCCCAATGCTGTCTATGTAGACAAAGATTTGCTACCAAAGACTATCCTGGAGAAAGATGCAAG TGAATTTGGTAAAAATCCACATCTTGTCAGTTTCCTTGGTAACCATATCACCATCCACAGAGCTGATGGTTCCATTGTTAGTACAGGAATCACTCCGTACCCTTCAATGCTACAAGAACTGGTTGGTGGCGCTAGATGGGAAGATGCTGTCAGACTCTGCAGATTTGTCAAG GACAATGCACTCTGGGCATGTCTAGCCTGTATGGCAGCCTATGCCAAGGATCTCTCCACTGCTGAAGTAGCCTATGCAGCTATTGACGAG GCTGACAAGGTGGAgttcattatacatataaagGAGATTCCATCCAAAGAAGCACGGAAGGCAGAGATGGCATTATTCACTGGAAATGCACAAGATGCTGAAGCTATACTTTTACAGGCTGGTCTTATATTTAGAGCTATCATGACTAACGTTGAACTCTACAACTGGGATAG AGCATTGGATTTAGCTGTCAAACACAAGACCCATGTAGACACAGTTTTAGCATTCCGAAAGAAGTTCCTGGACGACTTTGAAAAGAAggaaaccaacaagaaattCCTGCAGTATGCTGAAGGa ATCCAAATAGAATGGGAGAAAATCAATGCCAAGATTGAATCTGAATACCAGAATGAACGTGAAAAACCAAGTGTCAAGTCATCACGGAAGTAA